Within the Maniola hyperantus chromosome 7, iAphHyp1.2, whole genome shotgun sequence genome, the region CCTGCCTATTCAACATCTCAAACAAGTTACCAGAGCTCAGCACCAACTCTATCCTCACGTCTATCATCTGGCCCGTCGACTGAGAAACAACACAATTTTAATTGGAATGCTCCAGATACTAAACCACCATTAGATATGCTAGAAAAGAGTGCAGATGATATATTCGAAAGTCTCCTATCGACTGCAACAAAAAAGGAAAATCTATCTGATGCAAGTGAATATGTATCTTTAGATTCTTTAGGACCTCAGCACACGTGCGAAATTTGCAATACCAGATTCACTAATTTATCACTTTTAGATGAACACAGAAGGGTGACAGGCCATTGCACTAGCATCATTGCTGCTACCCCTTCATCTTCACTCATGCCCTATAGTCATTCGTCAAATATTCTTTCAAGTTTAATTCCAGTGAAGCAGTTAGCAGAACAAGTGGGAAAGTTGTCTACAATCGGCGGTAGTGGCCCAGGATTCACTCATCAACAAAATGTGATGATTAATATCCAAGCTTATCCTGGAGCAGGAGGGGTTATGGTGCCGCCTCAACAATATAATGCATATACTAGTGGTCAGAGTATGCCTGGGAACTATCCCCAATCGGCAAGTAATTTGTATAGTTCACCTGGTGGTCAACCGATGACTAACCAATATCCTGGGGCGAACTTCATGGGACAAGGATATGGTCAATACACGCCTATGTCAAAACCTGGATATCCCGGATCAATTCCCCCAAACTCATATTCAATGCCTTCATCTCCATACTCATCAGCATCCCCACTGCAAAGCATGCAGCAAAGCGTTTATGGTCAAGCTTCTATGATGAGTCAACCTGGTGCGATGGGCCCACCCGGCTCTTCGCCGAGCCATTCCTACGCCTCCGCGTCGAGTCCCGGAGGAGCAATGAAAGTGCAGGCAGGCAGTGgaatcaaaatacaaaatattcaaACTTTTCCTCCTGGCCAAATGATGGGACAGTCTGTGACTGGTCAGACTATATCTGAATTAGGTGGACAAACGATAACTGGTCAAATTCCTGGGCAGATGTCTGGGCCAACACCTATAAGGATGGCAGCAGGTGCAAATATTGCCGGAGCTCGACCGCGAATGCCATCTGTAAGAGGACAGAGACCTACCATTCGGCCCGGTATTCAAGTTCATGGGCAAGTTCGTGGCGGTAAAATTGCACCGCGTATGCCGTTAAAGAGACCCGGAGCGATGGTTGGCGGACCCGGTCAAAAGCGAAGACCCGATATGTTGCTACCTGGTAAACACGACAATGAGGATTGTCAAGTCATGGCACTGCAGAAGCAGCGTGAGGGTTTGCCTTTGATCCACAGTGTGCAGGGGGCCAAAGACAAACTCAACATCGGCAGCCAAATCTCTATTACAAAGAAAGCCAATCCCGTTAACAAAGAAGCAAATGCAATGGCCAATGTTCTTGCATCCAGAGGTATAAGTGTTAAACAGAAACAGAAAAGTAGGTCTCCGACACCGGAGCGTCCATTGCCACATATTCCCAATCTTGGAGCAGGAGTCAGTATTAAACACACATCTAAATCGAGTAAGTTTTCAATACCTGAAGCAAAAGTCGGCACAGGCATGTTTTCATGTAAAATCTGCAAGAAAATGTTCATGAACCACACTTCATTACAAGTTCACATGTCGAACGCGCATCCGCAAACGACTAGCAAAATTCCCGTGTTTAAGTGTGACGAGTGTCCAGCTTCATATCCAAAGTCATTGCAACTGCAGCATCATAAGAGAGTGTTTCATAATGTATCAGGTCCTAACAGGGAGCTGGGGTTGCCAGTAGTGGATCTGTCACAAGAGGATAATTTAAAACGATTGAGTAGTTTAGGGATTTATAGTTTTATACCTTTGGCAAACCGAGAGCAGGCTAACGGTTGCTTTGGCATACCTGTGATATCAGTGCACAACATGCAAAACGGTTTGTCATCAAGTTTACAAGCTCTCGGAGCTGATGGACTGTTGAGTCTTGGGCCTCTCAAACCCTTACCTAATccataaagttttatttataatagttataagTGAAAGTATTAACATTGCATCTTGTGAGCCGAAATGAAATAGTGATATACATAGCTTCAAAGACTTTATtttgaaacatattattaaaaaagttttattctaAAAATTTAGCAAATTCCAAATGAAAGTGGCTAAAAGCTATTTTACGCCGGGGCAACAACATGCAACAATGCGGCATGTTATAAAATATGGAAACATTCATCTTGAGGGTGTAAGCAGCATGCAGCCGTCTGTTTTACGAGTATGCCGAGACAACATTGTGCTGAAcagttgaaataaatatttcaaggatTCTTGCCGCAATGTCGCACTATGTTGCTCAGACGTCAATGGAGTTTAAAGGCTAGCCGCACGTTGTATACGTCGTCGTACGAACAATCCCGACCTTCCAAGTAGGGAGCGCGTAGTTTGGGTTGGCGTACGACTATCTCGCACCCAGTCTGCCTGTGCGCATGCATAAAAAATccgtaaaaaatgtttttatgccAATAAAGAAAATGCTGGAAATTCGAAATTCCCCTAGAAATCCTACAATGCACCAATCATCTCGTCCATGGCGCCAGTACGTACATCTGAGTAATTCcagatatttttcaattttgagTACCTAATTTTTGTCGCTTTCGTGGTGTGGTGTAGGCAGTATAGTACGCGCAAGACAAGTAATCCAAACTGAAGTTGCATGACCATGACGATTTGCGCAGGTCTAAAGACCTACACAAGCCCGACTGAGATCTGTTTAAATGTACAACGCGCAGCCagtcatacgcctcgtgttcagatcggactacttgttttgcgcgatGTATAGTAACTGTTTAATATTACGTGCTACTCGAGTCTCGACGTTTAACTAATATTTTTTCGGCAATACTCATTCTATTCAATATAGTTATTACCTGATTTGCAGCTATCATTTTTgattattctttatttataaccgaaatttgttttgaatttcagtataatttaaatattttactctAGGCCTAGCTATAACGCAGACACAGCAGTCTGCTTGGACTTAGAGCGGTCACACACGGGCAGTTGAGCACGACTGACATTTCAAGCTGCCCGACTACATTGCGAACTTACTGGATTACGCAGTGTTCCGAACGAGTAACCcattaaaataagtactaagtgtgaatttaaaatacaataatacatacaataataatgtcaagtaaaaataaatattaggggctgttcccgttgagtcacactctcgtgagtaacactgtgactacacgggaacaattttttttcccgttgagtcagTGTTACTCACGGAGTATGACTCAACGGGAACAACCTGTACAGGGTTCCGATGTTCTGATTAGCGattatatacataaatatttcaaTGATATAATTTACAGCAGCATTAAGTTCCGTCGTGCGGAACTGGCTGGCTGATTTCTCGGCCAGTTTCTCGAGCTGTCGTCTGCTGTGGCTTCTGGCACAGATATTTTGTCCAATTTTATTGTTCAACCATAACTGCTCAAGCAGCCAGAAGAAGATAAAAAAACACTGCTCAAGCTGCTCGTGTTTGACCGCTCTTATAAATATTTCGGGAAGTAatactttataattttataatgtcatttgtaaattttaaatatcaattaaaaatGTTAAGTGCAATAAGGAATTACAGATCTTATGTTTACGGTAAGTACAAACTTACAATCGACGTAAATTTGTGCTTAAAAGCCAGATTGTtcatagatatttttatattacgaATCTTAACACTATCCTGCATAGGCGTCAAAAATGgagcacacaattttttttagatatttgaatccaattatgttttaaaatgtaaattaggTGTTTATtgtcgtactcagagtcgcttaatcgttacttaagttaaaacgagacaaagctatatctctcacataaatctgtctcgttttaactcaatcttaagtacctAACGATTAGCGACTGAGTATGGCAGTAAGTCAAGCAAAACTatgcaattaaaaatatacataaatactTGTATGTTCATAAATTgtgttaaaaatttaattagtgCATTTAAGTGTTTACGCAAGGTCTTGTATTATCTAGATTTGATCTAGTTTTGTTTTTTTCCACAAAATTTTAAGTATCAATTTCCGCCTATGTAGAATAGTATGTTATGTCAATAAGAGTAATATTAGGAtcttattattatgaatgtgtAAAATTACTGTCAgaaattgtaatttattaaagCTGCTACTCTAACTCCTGCGCGTGTTTTTCCCTAAATACTAGGTACACAAAAACATctatactgtacctactgtacatgtttttaaaaacaaaaattacaaaatacctGAGCAGGATAGATGTTTTGTTGTATTTCGGGAAAAACACGCGCAGGAGAACCGGTTTAACTTAAACGTTATActatcttaataatattataatagatagTTTGCTTTGTAAAAAAAACGCGCATTGCGGTGCAAATAGTTTATGAGGAAAAGATATTTTTTgcgttacctactttatttaaaagaGGTCTACTTGACTACTATTAAGCCGGGTCTCGTGCATGTTTTTCTTTAAACACTACACAAAGTATTTGGTTTGTCGTCTCCTGCTCaggtattttgtaatttatatttgtgttttcaaaaacattcacaGTATTTTTGACCGAATGAAGCGAgctctctgagtctacttgaatgaaattgcacttgtccgtccgtctgtcacagccttataact harbors:
- the LOC117983638 gene encoding uncharacterized protein; the protein is MSTKIESEFPSSTPNDESDGEEEFDALDTNDQAEEDDQQQGEHQDVREPVKTGVANLLARLQSTGALLKNPKQEHHCFDCDIDFADWKELEQHLITHVSLPSVVLDKLPSDDEDLPPSGDENWSDEEEAPAQAKPGEAKTPQKIDISQILKKTGLSLKKPTTELQNSDSALDKLSGLGFTIKKNSTPIKKEKPDNEPEKQNDVMQKLGRLGGIKLKLKLDGNNTNSFKVVNGLKDFKASDDEDEASGNEEDKDDQESNDEQDKSGENDSDEHENQNKRQSSDSNDSDKVKKKIPNLPKGVQAKLVPKKEPMNSPLKLTPLKVEQEEVPKAKPGRPAVKQTPKRGSNNLVAPKELPKPVTRRQSQIEQKEPSPAATPERRESNDRVDNVVVKQEVPENIKGGPQTSDLPLFSGQIKSERSTPPLSERTTPILATVKSEPDASIPSANTQPLFSYKNTTNVTTPTTPLLPVTKTEDSGVTVIEINGDSNDEDDDCCVVSTTPAPIIKPKIEHSPPPTYPNPPAYSTSQTSYQSSAPTLSSRLSSGPSTEKQHNFNWNAPDTKPPLDMLEKSADDIFESLLSTATKKENLSDASEYVSLDSLGPQHTCEICNTRFTNLSLLDEHRRVTGHCTSIIAATPSSSLMPYSHSSNILSSLIPVKQLAEQVGKLSTIGGSGPGFTHQQNVMINIQAYPGAGGVMVPPQQYNAYTSGQSMPGNYPQSASNLYSSPGGQPMTNQYPGANFMGQGYGQYTPMSKPGYPGSIPPNSYSMPSSPYSSASPLQSMQQSVYGQASMMSQPGAMGPPGSSPSHSYASASSPGGAMKVQAGSGIKIQNIQTFPPGQMMGQSVTGQTISELGGQTITGQIPGQMSGPTPIRMAAGANIAGARPRMPSVRGQRPTIRPGIQVHGQVRGGKIAPRMPLKRPGAMVGGPGQKRRPDMLLPGKHDNEDCQVMALQKQREGLPLIHSVQGAKDKLNIGSQISITKKANPVNKEANAMANVLASRGISVKQKQKSRSPTPERPLPHIPNLGAGVSIKHTSKSSKFSIPEAKVGTGMFSCKICKKMFMNHTSLQVHMSNAHPQTTSKIPVFKCDECPASYPKSLQLQHHKRVFHNVSGPNRELGLPVVDLSQEDNLKRLSSLGIYSFIPLANREQANGCFGIPVISVHNMQNGLSSSLQALGADGLLSLGPLKPLPNP